A DNA window from Schistocerca gregaria isolate iqSchGreg1 chromosome 2, iqSchGreg1.2, whole genome shotgun sequence contains the following coding sequences:
- the LOC126336204 gene encoding salivary glue protein Sgs-3-like codes for MDVCDILSCPLCLGIHCCCNCLMVTDISPDVDFLNKIRKLVCTVTTRKDRNTAISCNCTAFLLLLLAQKVLDEIKRHQKTPAAPSTTVTVTPQKSIAAGSSQVATTTEATATTKSSPSAAVKLPQMFKPQSVTATKPSEEITAKPADTTTTDPPSTEIVPIKESKAAIARRILSAPEPLPLPPSPPPPATETAAATTAAATEPTTTVAATAKPSTTVAATQHCLRRSQRPGPSISLSEDFLWLQTKKRKRL; via the exons ttgccctttgtgtcTTGGTATTCACTGTTGCTgtaactgcctcatggtcactgatatcagtcCTGATGTGGACTTCCTCAACAAGATCAG GAAACTGGTGTGCACAGTGACTACAAGGAAGGATAGGAACACAGCAATTAGTTGCAATTGTACTGcctttttattattgttactagCACAAAAAGTATTGGATGAAATAAAAAGGCACCAGAAAACACCTGCAGCACCATCAACGACAGTAACAGTAACACCACAAAAATCAATAGCAGCAGGTTCATcacaagtagcaacaacaacagaagcaacagcaacaacaaaatcatcACCATCAGCAGCAGTAAAATTACCACAAATGTTCAAACCACAATCAGTAACTGCAACTAAACCTTCGGAGGAAATAACAGCAAAACCAGCAGATACTACAACAACAGATCCACCATCAACAGAAATAGTGCCAATAAAAGAATCAAAGGCTGCAATAGCACGAAGAATCCTGTCAGCCCCagaaccactaccactaccaccatcaccaccacctccggccacagaaacagcagcagcaacaacagcagcagcaactgaaccaacaacaacagtagcagcaacagcaaaaccatcaacaacagttgcagcaacacaACACTGCCTAAGGAGGAGTCAAAGACCAGGTCCATCTATATCATTAAGTGAGGATTTTTTATGGCTtcagacaaagaaaagaaaaagattgtga